Proteins co-encoded in one Plasmodium reichenowi strain SY57 chromosome 10, whole genome shotgun sequence genomic window:
- a CDS encoding protein phosphatase, putative produces the protein MIYTRVYCIFIILLLNNMLITHNKECSKSVQGLVVETFNKKMNYLLKKEDFYIYRQNFNFFPKELEVQLRKKKNKVQNETGVIDGVIDRISCRSTQQNKGDNTNIDESYINVDNSNKIKGNHMKNMNNMNNMNNMNNIDNINSTNSTNSTNSTNSTNNTNNQYNNGNTKNVGKNRCNNGKRNYPTTNDHKLGIKTTYAFIKNSIPFNFFHMVNNIYVTNKFKTNQWFSLNNKKEFGTNKEKPNFLTNYKIIKHPDKLESEDCCLNDQGFIAVADGVGSWIKYGINPRKYPEKFLQLLQKKINENENIQIEELLNYAYLNNDKEGSTTICLIIFNKNDNTVSTANIGDSQFLIIRNNQIIYRSKPQQYEFNFPYQLGSNAVSKPNDADIAHIEVKKNDIIVAGTDGLWDNLYDSQILTIVKENNFATLSEKIANEAFSYSKMKRWMSPFIKSYNKEFKCHKTGGKMDDITVSCAMVC, from the coding sequence ATGATTTATACACGTGtttattgtatatttattattcttcTTTTGAATAATATGCTTATAACACATAACAAGGAATGTAGTAAAAGTGTTCAAGGGTTAGTTGTGGAAACGTTCAATaagaaaatgaattatttattgaaaaaagaagattTCTATATTTATCGTCAgaattttaatttttttccaAAGGAATTAGAAGTACAATTaaggaagaaaaaaaataaagttCAAAATGAAACGGGAGTAATAGATGGTGTTATAGATAGGATCTCATGTAGATCAACCCAACAGAATAAAGGTGACAATACAAATATTGATGAaagttatataaatgtggataatagtaataaaataaagggtaatcatatgaaaaatatgaataatatgaataatatgaataatatgaataatatagataatataaatagtaCAAATAGTACAAATAGTACAAATAGTACAAATAGtacaaataatacaaataatcAATATAACAATGGGAATACCAAGAATGTAGGAAAGAATAGATGCAATAATGGAAAGAGAAATTATCCCACAACAAATGATCATAAATTAGGGATAAAAACAACTTATgcttttataaaaaatagtaTTCCGTTTAACTTTTTTCATATggtaaataatatatatgttacaaataaatttaaaacaAATCAATGGTTTAGtttgaataataaaaaagaatttgGTACGAACAAAGAGAAACCAAATTTTTTAActaattataaaattattaagCATCCTGATAAGTTAGAAAGTGAAGATTGTTGTTTAAATGACCAAGGTTTCATAGCAGTAGCTGATGGAGTAGGTTCATGGATTAAATATGGTATAAATCCAAGAAAATATCCAGAAAAATTTTTACAATTgttacaaaaaaaaattaatgaaaatgaaaatatacaaatagaagaattattaaattatgcttatttaaataatgataaagaaGGATCAACTACTATATgtcttattatatttaataaaaatgataatactGTATCGACAGCAAATATAGGAGATTCACAATTCCTAATTATAAGGAAtaatcaaataatatatagatCAAAACCACAACAATATGAATTTAATTTCCCTTATCAACTAGGCAGCAATGCAGTAAGCAAACCAAACGATGCTGATATTGCTCATATTgaagtaaaaaaaaatgatatcATAGTAGCAGGAACTGATGGATTATGGGATAATTTATATGACAGTCAAATATTAACAATAGTTAAAGAAAATAACTTTGCTACCTTATCCGAAAAAATAGCAAACGAAGCATTCAGTTATTCTAAAATGAAAAGATGGATGTCTCcatttataaaaagttATAACAAAGAGTTCAAATGTCACAAAACGGGAGGGAAAATGGATGACATTACGGTTTCATGTGCAATGGTATGTTAA
- a CDS encoding tubulin--tyrosine ligase, putative: MCIHPIYQSNTMDNNCTDSDNKKFAAHLKKKKALYKIYLHNTRYDIIKKVVRDSENWTEGDINCNDWDVMWIDTSICEERFRKLKKFQKINHFIGMRGITRKDELCKNLKKMKKHFPQCYNFFPMTWILPNEVSDFKSYFKRKGSSKTYIVKLKNSCQGKGIYLTKSLDDINKYESCIIQKYIHKPLLINGLKFDIRLYVLLTGCDPLRIFLHEDGLVRFSIEKYRLPKHKNLKHINMHLTNFSINKMSDKFEYSLNPDDATIGHKRSWKVFLQKLKEQGLPMDSIMKKIEHLIVKTISSIQPELNHYYNSAHYSDYSNSMCFEILGFDILLDYKLKPWLLEVNHSPSFSVLSKVDQKVKYAVIKDTLNILYMHSNYRQIYIQEYLNLHKFRKLYNDLLIQNKKELKKKLTISRFHYENKNLGGYKRLYPLEDLLEYQNLILFVSNTWNKSIGIPYTLKQDTYEYLFQKDVTKKILSTDSFLSQNQTYEECHTKTMLTKKNIKDKQNTLTNKNNMHVIQTFDSSQKDFQNNLHYTKMYVNRPNVNISNCSTSC; encoded by the coding sequence ATGTGCATACATCCTATATACCAGAGCAACACAATGGATAATAATTGCACAGACAGTGATAATAAGAAATTCGCTGCgcatttaaaaaaaaagaaagcgctttacaaaatttatttacataatacACGATATgatatcataaaaaaagttGTAAGGGATTCGGAAAATTGGACCGAGGGGGATATAAATTGTAACGACTGGGATGTTATGTGGATAGATACATCCATATGTGAAGAAAGGTTTAGAAAactaaaaaaatttcaaaaaataaatcattttattGGTATGCGTGGTATAACAAGAAAAGATGAATTATGTAAgaatttgaaaaaaatgaaaaagcATTTTCCTCAATGCTACAATTTTTTTCCGATGACGTGGATATTACCAAATGAAGTTTCCGATTTTAAGAgttattttaaaagaaaaggtAGTTCAAAAACATATATagtaaaattaaaaaattcgTGTCAAGGGAAAggtatatatttaacaaAAAGTTTAgatgatattaataaatatgaaagTTGTATAATTcagaaatatatacataaacCACTATTAATAAATGGCCTTAAATTTGATATAAgattatatgtattattaacaGGATGTGATCCtttaagaatatttttacatgAAGATGGTTTAGTTCGCTTTTctatagaaaaatatagattACCAAAACATAAGaatttaaaacatataaatatgcaTTTGACAAATTTttctataaataaaatgtcTGATAAATTTGAGTATTCATTAAATCCTGATGATGCAACAATAGGACATAAAAGAAGTTGGAAAGTATTTctacaaaaattaaaagaacaAGGATTACCAATGGATAgtataatgaaaaaaatagaacATTTAATTGTAAAAACTATATCTTCAATACAACCAGAAttaaatcattattataattcgGCTCATTATAGTGACTATTCTAATAGTATGTGTTTCGAAATTTTAGGTTTCGATATTTTATTAGATTATAAACTAAAACCATGGTTATTAGAAGTAAATCATTCACCGTCATTTTCTGTATTATCCAAAGTTGATCAAAAAGTTAAATATGCTGTTATAAAAGACacattaaatattttatatatgcatTCTAATTATAGAcagatatatatacaagaatatttaaatttacaCAAATTCAGAAAATTGtataatgatttattaatacaaaataaaaaagaattaaaaaaaaaattaaccATAAGCCGCTTTcattatgaaaataaaaacttAGGAGGATATAAAAGATTATATCCTCTTGAAGATTTATTAGAATATCAAAATTTAATACTTTTTGTATCTAATACATGGAACAAATCTATTGGTATACCTTATACCTTAAAACAAGATACATAcgaatatttatttcaaaaaGATGTTAcaaaaaagatattatcTACGGATTCATTTCTTTCCCAAAATCAAACCTATGAAGAATGTCATACGAAAACTATgttaacaaaaaaaaatataaaagacAAACAAAATACattaacaaataaaaataatatgcaCGTCATACAAACATTTGACTCATCTCAAAAGGATTTTCAGAATAATCTCCACTACACAAAAATGTATGTAAACAGGCCCAACGTGAACATAAGTAACTGTTCAACGTCTTGTTGA
- a CDS encoding putative membrane protein (conserved Plasmodium membrane protein, unknown function), translated as MSRNNTKRSIDFRTTYNKNNKRTKVEDEDEKKEGNIRNMIKLLNNYCNHDDTLEDMSDYMVSSYKNFLIECIYKEIKSINEEKDERNDKRDDIIELIRICLKIIKNNHEEFKYPNIYFVCINTLFLLLNNVTQNNNYNNNYNNNNYNDVINCMINSCFDLFFNLISTNNWTKKNLHIHIFSKLNFIHFFVISNIFKVILIQVDNTIYMLPFNHYINMIIKNINIYEHDENIIGRNKKEKYHEKKDDLFITKDSNIFITSLKNKNNLVQKQSDPIYDSNIFHCNDVSSDDHMNDYYRTYTNFKTTNTYIIKEKRKKRKKKKKVDNSNQNNMGDINNMYIINNVYNNYSVMLKNYDILYTHQIYYDILFKIYSTIINLIINNDLTIYIIKECVSIILQMYDISKQQHKIIFDILTVYKFYIKNKQNMLERYIIFIFYLINAIHDEEKKRDFSKLIKPFNMLFYLLHAECSEIRICAKEYLLLHSFFNKNKEKEIISSRDNINNKYNNKHNNKYNNKYNNYNYNYLLDLLFEYSFNQSHTCNMTNISNESNISIQFVKAIHLIFFHFKYIVDIYKSANVQNEELILQYDLFFKNLGTDPVFKNYLENDIKMKKEKIFYKCNSIICSDKYIIIKNNIIQIENLIKTIDVYMNLLNGPNIKYVSLCIIYFIFFFIKILKYINKIYNEDIQGEFSKKNFFFIIKNLFIQSIYVFEILIQRKTWLQINNVLIYIIKSHGKKKNENKKLHTFYKYNIINKKYIINYLKNNSTFVEPNEQPLHILIKKLYITIINFLIPLGYKNKIQSNVLSRHIINDSNSNKNNDEHNLDGDGDEMNIMNKGIKAQWPFFNISNFYFFIKLLLNILYFFYQNNMGENFMGIFFFDSIFKRVKERIIQEKPDIFILLKNQKIHFNEVEYDNTDIGLKYISYELSSYISFCVYFLKKIILNNDKLYDLLNCSKYKKGIINLCKLQLCVYEFFLPAKSTNNGFSLSLLVLYHIYVKIYNNKNKDKKMVHLILRLIFYATHKSLNTMERDNIIIYNNNSNICNNNNICNNSNICNNSNICNNFDFTHLETSFCTKENNDKLFIIKKSFQKPFEEYYLNNSLHVFITGLNVLTNITKLIILKYDIVYKNNIIIKGSNILNKQKKNKKKRSSIITVYYRYLYKLYNVLIKKTKDDFFYSTRKYVLQYIKHFIILNTVLILKYKFRNNMNFKKLLSFCLYNLYTDYDVSVFSIIYSIAFSLKSYINLCSSKIKNSNRYLERVDDLLFKVVEEYKSYDIPETNLWEEYISKYVSFETLKHTYVDCPGE; from the exons ATGAGTAGGAATAATACCAAGAGAAGTATAGATTTTAGAACTacttataataaaaacaataaaagaacaaaagttgaagatgaagatgaaaaaaaagaaggaaatataagaaacatgattaaattattaaataattattgtAATCATGATGATACCTTAGAAGATATGAGTGATTATATGGTGAGCTCGTATAAGAACTTTTTAATtgaatgtatatataaagaaataaaaagtataaatgaagaaaaggATGAAAGAAATGATAAGAGAGATGATATTATAGAATTAATAAGGATttgtttaaaaataataaaaaataatcacGAGGAGTTTAAATAtccaaatatatattttgtttgtattaatactttatttttattattaaataatgtaactcaaaataataattataataataattataataataataattataatgatgtAATAAATTGTATGATAAATTCCTGCTTTGATTTATTCtttaatttaatatcaACAAATAATTGGACAAAGAAAAATTTGcacatacatattttttcaaaacttaattttatacatttcTTTGTcatatcaaatatattcaaaGTAATATTAATTCAAGTAGATAATactatttatatgttaccctttaatcattatattaatatgataatcaaaaatataaatatatatgaacatgATGAGAATATTATTggaagaaataaaaaagaaaaatatcACGAAAAGAAAGATGATCTTTTCATTACAAAAGatagtaatatatttataacatcgctaaaaaataaaaataatctCGTACAAAAGCAAAGTGATCCTATATATGatagtaatatatttcattgTAACGATGTGTCGTCTGATGATCATATGAATGATTATTATAGGACATATACAAATTTTAAAACGActaatacatatataataaaagaaaaaagaaaaaaaagaaaaaaaaaaaaaaaagtggATAATAGTAATCAGAATAATATGGgtgatataaataatatgtatattattaataatgtatataataattatagtgtgatgttaaaaaattatgatatattatatactcatcaaatatattatgatatcctttttaaaatatatagtacaattattaatttaattattaacaATGATTTaaccatatatattataaaagaatgtgtaagtataatattacaaatgtatgatatatcaaaacaacaacataaaattatttttgaCATCCTAACAgtttataaattttatattaagaATAAACAAAACATGTTagaaagatatattatttttattttctatttaaTCAATGCAATACATgatgaagaaaagaaaagggatttttctaaattaataaaaccattcaatatgttattttatttattgcATGCTGAATGTTCAGAAATAAGAATATGTGcaaaagaatatttattgttacatagtttttttaataaaaacaaagaaaaagaaattatatcatcacgtgataatattaataataaatataataataaacataataataaatataataataaatataataattataattataattatttgttaGATCTCCTTTTTGAATATTCATTCAACCAATCGCATACATGTAATATGACAAATATATCAAACGAATCCAATATTAGTATACAATTTGTAAAAGCTatacatttaattttttttcatttcaaatatattgtggacatatataaatcagCTAATGTACAAAATGAAGAACTTATTCTACaatatgatttattttttaaaaaccTAGGTACCGACCCAGTGTTTAAGAATTATTTAGAGAAcgatataaaaatgaaaaaagaaaaaatattttataaatgtaatagtataatatgttcagacaaatatataattataaaaaataatataatacaaatagAAAACCTTATTAAAACCATTGatgtatatatgaatttattaaatggTCCTAATATTAAGTACGTATcattatgtataatatattttattttcttttttataaaaatattaaaatatattaataaaatatacaatgAAGATATTCAAGGAgaattttcaaaaaaaaactttttttttattataaaaaatttatttatacaatctatatatgtttttgaaatattaatacaGAGGAAAACATGGcttcaaataaataacgttttgatatatattataaaatcacatggaaaaaaaaaaaatgaaaacaaaaaattacacacattttataagtataatataattaataaaaaatatattattaattatttaaagaataataGTACATTTGTTGAACCAAATGAACAACCtcttcatatattaataaaaaaattatatataaccaTTATAAACTTTTTAATTCCATTaggatataaaaataaaatacaatCCAATGTTTTATCTCGACATATAATCAATGatagtaatagtaataagaataatgaTGAGCATAATCTTGATGGTGATGGTGATGAGATGAATATTATGAACAAAGGTATAAAAGCACAATGGcccttttttaatatttcaaatttttatttctttatcaagctattattaaatatattatattttttctatcaaaataatatgggtgaaaattttatgggtatatttttttttgactctatatttaaaagaGTTAAAGAAAGAATAATACAAGAAAAACCAgatattttcatattattaaaaaaccaaaaaattcattttaATGAAGTTGAATATGATAATACCGATATAGgtttaaaatatatttcgTATGAATTGTcttcatatatatctttttgtgtatatttcttaaaaaaaattattttaaataatgataaattatatgaCTTATTGAATTGtagtaaatataaaaagggtattataaatttatgtAAACTTCAATTATGTgtatatgaattttttttacctGCCAAGTCTACAAATAATGGTTTCTCCTTATCCCTTCTTGTtctttatcatatatatgtgaaaatatataataataaaaataaggatAAGAAGATGGTTCATCTTATTTTACGTCTAATATTTTATGCCACACATAAATCACTGAATACAATGGAGAGAGataacataattatatataataataatagtaatatttgtaataataataatatttgtaataatagtaatatttgtaataatagtaatatttgtaataattttgattttACACATTTAGAAACCAGTTTTTGTACgaaagaaaataatgataaactatttattattaaaaaaagtttTCAAAAGCCCTTTGAAGAGtattatttgaataattCCTTACATGTATTCATAACAGGATTGAACGTGTTAACAAATATTACTAAATTAATAATcttaaaatatgatatagtttataaaaataatataataattaaagGTTCAAATATTCTgaacaaacaaaaaaaaaacaaaaaaaaaaggagtAGCATTATCACGGTTTATTATAGGTACTTGTATAAACTATATAATGTTCTTATCAAAAAAACGAAAGATGATTTTTTCTACAGTACAagaaaatatgtattacaatatattaagcattttattatattaaatacaGTTTTAATTTTGAAGTATAAATTTAggaataatatgaattttaAAAAACTTTTGAGTTTTTGTCTTTATAATCTTTACACTGACTATGACGTGAGTGTTTTTTCGATCATTTATTCTATAGCCTTTTCTTTGAAGagttatataaatttgtgttcatcaaaaattaaaaattcaAATCGTTATTTGGAAAGGGTTGATGATTTGTTATTTAAGGTTGTGGAGGAGTACAAAAGTTATGACATACC aGAAACAAATTTGTGGGAGGAATATATTTCGAAGTATGTAAGTTTTGAGACCCTGAAGCATACATATGTAGACTGTCCCGGAGAatga
- a CDS encoding hypothetical protein (conserved Plasmodium protein, unknown function) — MIKWVSKGTGLFYEGRRIYFRCFHKGKEKIENEENSIINYRMILGLKKIDINNLSSLCRDFHNIFRINKYELLKYAHDIIHFVKYLRTSEIVMILHHYSFINYTNVHFYNNIWLQIKDKLHDMDCKELALIIYSMGKIKYTNKDMIFFFEKEIQKWLLKLSGRDCSLILKGLHNIPCNNINNKIYDLIYEHILNIIDNLNILDICIILNTHSKCINNNKNINNTSNINTIHTNHINIRLFEALLNKSLTFYTQLNEQCIGSLLWSISHAEIKAEKYFSLLARRLRIVMYTKLIDDGKIVNEDTKEDNKTKEDNKNKEDNKNKEDNKTKEDNKTKEDNKTKENNKKKEDNKKKENNKKKEDNLHNGNVQTHIDLSQCYNNNNNNNNNILDNIYTNNFEHDNYQLNKDSYNTPSDNPNDHCNPLNNHNTCHHENVIPSIIYSYGKQRAYMKHHIDIDKNIYNHIINSYPVYDIIHNKPVEKIYMFDFSKKFLRDQNIFNNVVNKEKNNNNITTTTTNNNNNNNYNNNNNNNNNNNNNNNNNNNNKIIKKHKSFKKNNIYYQDIIYIINNFLIHFLNKIHYNDLKNILFGITKIEMSINKILLNNIYELIILYTQKGLYKNYEVINLLRSLTLIPYFNKDIWIHVLESYKINFLTKHTNIKNHSYLFYIFSFVKNHLQNYPFHHQLIQHINKNANMLQRDDIIYIIKALLNSNYYDNELVNNIFNFIQTNFKLFNIIDIVYILKYCTIHNLRNTKIFSLFALTIKEQNKKSNRNIISLILSFYLEMDIYPKIIEDILMEAKQSKNRNYYLEEIQCDQ, encoded by the exons ATGATTAAGTGGGTTTCCAAAGGTACGGGCTTGTTCTATGAAGGAAGACGAATATATTTTCGTTGTTTCCATAAAGGGAAAGAAAAAATCGAGAATGAGGAGAATTcaattataaattatagAATGATATTAGGTTTAAAAAAGattgatataaataatttatcatCCTTATGTCGAgattttcataatatatttcgtataaacaaatatgaattattGAAATATGCACATGATATCATACATTTTGTGAAATATTTAAGAACAAGTGAAATAGTTATGATATTACAtcattattcttttataaattatactaacgttcatttttataataatatatggttacaaataaaagataaattaCATGATATGGATTGTAAAGAATTAGCACTAATCATTTATAGTATGgggaaaataaaatatacaaataaggatatgatatttttttttgaaaagGAGATACAAAAATGGTTATTAAAATTGAGTGGAAGGGATTGCTCCTTAATATTAAAGGGTTTACATAATATTCcttgtaataatattaataataagatctatgatttaatatatgaacatatattaaatattatagataacttaaatatattagatatatgtattatattaaatacacatagtaaatgtattaacaacaataaaaacattaatAATACCAGTAATATTAATACTATTCATACTaatcatattaatattcGATTATTTGAAGCACTTTTAAATAAATCCCTCACATTCTATACACAACTCAACGAACAGTGTATAGGTTCTCTACTATGGAGTATTAGCCATGCTGAGATAAAAGcagaaaaatatttttctttgttGGCTCGTAGATTAAGAATTGTTATGTACACAAAGTTAATCGATGATGGGAAAATTGTTAATGAAGACACAAAAGAggataataaaacaaaagaggataataaaaataaagaggataataaaaataaagaggataataaaacaaaagaggataataaaacaaaagaggataacaaaacaaaagaaaataataaaaaaaaagaagataataaaaaaaaagaaaataataaaaaaaaagaggaTAATCTTCACAATGGTAATGTACAAACACATATAGATTTATCACaatgttataataataataataataataataataatattcttgataatatttatacaaataattttgaaCATGATAATTATCAGCTTAATAAAGATTCATATAATACTCCATCGGATAATCCGAACGATCATTGTAATCCTCTGAATAATCATAATACTTGTCATCATGAAAATGTTATTCCCTctattatttattcatatggAAAACAAAGAGCTTATATGAAACATCATATAgatatagataaaaatatatacaaccATATTATAAATAGCTATCCTgtatatgatattatacATAACAAGCCAgttgaaaaaatatatatgtttgaTTTTTCTAAAAAATTCTTAAGAGAccaaaatatttttaataatgttgtaaataaggaaaaaaataataataatattactactactactactaataataataataataataattataataataataataataataataataataataataataataataataataataataataataaaattataaaaaaacataaaagttttaaaaaaaataatatatattatcaagatattatatacattataaataattttcttatacattttttaaacaaaatacattataatgatttaaagaatatattatttggtataacaaaaattgaaatgtcaattaataaaatattattaaataatatatatgaattaattatcttatatacacaaaaaggtttatataaaaattatgaggttattaatttattacGCTCTCTAACATTAATACcttattttaataaagatatttGGATACATGTCTTAGAGtcttataaaattaatttcCTTACAAAacatacaaatataaaaaatcattcttatttattttatatattctcCTTTGTTAAAAATCATTTACAAAATTATCCTTTTCATCATCAACTCATTcaacatataaataaaaacgCTAACATGTTACAAAGagatgatattatatatataattaagGCTCTTCTCAATTctaattattatgataacGAATTAGTaaataacatttttaattttatacaaacaaattttaaattattcaaTATTATCGATATTGTCTATATTCTAAAATACTGTACTATCCATAATCTAAGgaatacaaaaatattctCACTCTTTGCTTTAACCATAAAggaacaaaataaaaagtccaacagaaatattatatctttaatTTTGTCTTTTTATTTGGAG ATGGACATATACCCCAAAATAATTGAAGACATACTTATGGAAGCCAAACAAAGCAAGAATAGAAATTATTACTTAGAAGAAATTCAATGCGATcaataa
- a CDS encoding ribosomal protein L43, mitochondrial, putative → MCSNGVYQLKNILLRYSETGHSSRNVRFFLRYLLQEYKEENKHLNFEIHHEQYEEPKVIFEYINNTKYEISLKDIKSKHIVDIINLYKDSAGNNDYLKHGGPKVYSNRRSIQGLWCPNIYSELNAISYLKKKKKNNIKLPKYTRESLNLNHDVIKGYGRWGNENLFPKGFDQRYLKNIFCFPFKDSLPKKMEQNNAVESKEAQINSFYKFYKN, encoded by the exons atgtGTTCCAATGGAGTATACCAAttaaaaaacattttattaaGGTATAGTGAGACTGGTCATAGTAGTAGGAATGTTCGTTTTTTCTTAAGATATCTGTTACAAGaatataaagaagaaaacaAACATTTAAATTTCGAAATTCATCATGAGCAATATGAAGAACCCAAAGttatatttgaatatataaataatacaaaatatgaaatatctttaaaagatataaaatcAAAACATATTGTtgatataattaatttatataaagacAGTGCTGGAAATAATGACTACCTAAAGCACGGGGGTCCAAAGGTATACTCAAACAGGAGAAGCATACAg GGTTTGTGGTGTCCCAACATTTACAGCGAACTAAATGCTATCTCATActtgaaaaagaaaaaaaagaacaacATAAAATTACCAAAATATACGAGAGAAAGCTTAAACTTAAATCATGATGTCATAAAAGGATATGGAAGGTGGGgaaatgaaaatttattCCCAAAAGGTTTTGATCAGagatatttaaaaaatattttctgTTTCCCTTTTAAGGATAGTTtaccaaaaaaaatggaGCAAAATAATGCTGTCGAATCAAAAGAGGCACAAATTAATTcgttttataaattttacaaaaattaa